TTAACGCGCTGATTGCTTAACTTATCTGTATCGTGAGAAACGCGGAATAGCGAGCCTAACTTTTTCAAAAACGAACCATCTGTGTTTTGCATATCCCTGCTTGCTGCTTTATTCTCATTTTGAATCTTACCTGCTTTATTGCGCGCAAGTGCTTTGTCATTTTTGGCTAATTTATCTGCATTCTCCTCCGCTTGGTCTTTGAGCGTTTCAAGCGCGTCTTTAACCTGCACTTGCTGCTCTTTTAGCACATCATAAAATTTCTGCGCATTTGAGTTGAGCAAGGATACATTAAGCTTTGGTGCATCAAAAAGCACTTCATCATTATCCATAATGCTCTTAGCAAATACATTGCTGCTTTCAAAAGTGGCTTTTTTAAGGGTAGATTCTATATTTTTTTTCAGCGCATTAATTTCATCTTGAATCTCATTTTGCTCCTTTTTATCCGCTGTTTGCTTGCTTTGCTCTGTGAGCTCTACTACTTTTCTTACATCAGATTCTATAGCGTCTAGGGACTTTTGCGCCACTTGCAAACGTCCGATATTGCTATTAATATTTTTTATCTCTTGGGTGAGCGGACTATTTTTTAGCTCACTTGTATCAACACTTTTAGCCGCTACTTTTTGAGCGGACTTGGGAGCGTTTTGGGCTTGCTTTGTCTCTTTTAAATCTTTTTTATTTATATCTTTTTTTGCTTCCCTCTTTATTTCTTCTTGGGCAAGATTTTGCGTGGTGCTTGTGCTAATTTTCATCGCTCAACTCCTTGTAATTTAGATTCTATCCCTTGCTCCATTATTCCACACCTATTCTAAATCAAGCATATTTTGTTCCAAATACTTAGTGTGAATCTTAGAATCTAGGAAATCCTTATTGCTCATCATTTTCATATGAAAGGGAATCGTAGTCTTAATCCCCTCAATGCAAAACTCCCTCAACGCGCGGTGCATACGATTAATGGCTTGATTGCGATTTTGCCCCCACACGACGAGCTTGCCAATCATAGAATCATAATGCATAGGCACGCTATAGCCGCCATAAGCATGCGTATCAAGCCGCACATTCGCGCCACCCGGAGCTACCCATTTAGTAATTTTGCCCGGGCAGGGATAGAATTTTTCAGGGTCTTCAGCCGTGATACGGCACTCAATAGAATGCCCATTAAAGTGAATGCTCTCTTGACTTGGTAACTTCTCACCCTCTGCTATGCGTATCATACATTCCACCAAATCAAGTCCGCTCACCATTTCGCTCACGGTGTGTTCAACCTGTAGGCGCGTATTCATCTCCATAAAGTAAAAATCCTCATAATTTGCATCAAGGAGGAATTCAAATGTCCCCGCGCCCACATATTTAATGTATTGAGCCGCTTTTACAGCCGTATCAAGCAGCCTCTGGCGCACCTCTGGCTTAAGCACCACAGCTGGGGATTCTTCAATGAGTTTTTGCTGACGTCTTTGCGCGGAGCAATCACGCTCACCAATATGCACGACATTACCATATTTATCCGCTAGAATCTGCACTTCAATATGCTTAGGATTGCGGATAAATTTCTCCATATAAATAGTCCCATCGCCAAAGGCGCTAACCGCTTCAGATTCTGCAGCGAGATAGAGATTTTTAAGCATTTCAGGCTTTTCAACCACGCGCATACCTCTGCCACCACCACCTGCAGCAGCCTTTAAGATAACAGGATAGCCAATTTCTTGAGCGATTTTTTGCGCTTCTTTATAATCTTTTAGCGCCCCATCACTGCCTAAAATTACAGGCACGCCCGCTTCTTTCATCACATCTTTAGCCTTAGATTTATCGCTCATAAGCACCATTACATCAGCCGTAGGACCGATAAACTCTATATTATGATGAGAGCAAATCTCTACAAAATTTTGATTTTCACTCAAAAACCCATAGCCCGGGAAAATCGCATCAGCTTTCAATAACTCCGCCGCGCTCATAATAGCTGGAATATTAAGATAACTTTCACTTGATTTATCCCCGCCTACGCAAATTTTCATATCAGCCACATCAAGATAATATGTATCCTTATCAGCCGTAGAGTAAATAGCAATGGCTTCTTTGCCCATTTCTTGTATCGTGCGGATTGCGCGCAGGGCAATCTCACCGCGATTTGCAATAAGAATCCTTTGAATATGTCGTTTTTTATGTGCCATTTGCGCGCCTTAGAGTTTTTCGACTTTAATAAGATTAGTGCTAAATTCTACAGGCTGCCCGTCATTTACTTCAATGGCAATCACTTTGCAGTCAAATTCTGCCTCAATTTCATTCATAATTTTCATCGCCTCGATGATACCAACGGTTTGTCCCTTTTTAATCACATCGCCCACATTCACATATGGCGCAGCACCGGGACTAGGCGAGCGATAAAATGTCCCCACCATAGGGGAAGTGATAAATAGTCCGCTTGTATCCTTTGTAGCCGCGCTTGGAGCGGGGGTAGATTCTGTTTGTGGCAATGGCATTTGCTGTGCAGGCGATAAAGAAAGCGTATCTATGACTTGCATGGGAGCTTGGACTTGCGCTTGAGCGATAGCTTTTTGTAGTTTTAGCTCAAATCCCTCTTGCTTTATGCTAAATTTTGCTATGTCGCTATTATCAAATAACTCCATAATCTTTTTGATTTCTTGTAGATTCATCTTGCGCCTTTCTCTGCTGTAAATTTAGTCTGCTATAATAACACGATTTATTTAAAATAACAAAATCTAGCGAATTTGAGGTTTGATTATGGGGCTAAAATCGGATTTATGGATTAAGCAAATGAGCCAAAAGGGTATGATTGAGCCATTTTGTGAAAAACAAATAGGCAAAAATATCGTAAGTTATGGACTTTCAAGCTATGGGTATGATATTCGCGTGGGGAATGAATTTATGATTTTTACTAACATTGGCGCAACCATAGTTGACCCCAAATCCTTTGATGAGCGCAATGTGGTGGAGATTGTTACAGAAGAAAATGGCTTTTGTATCGTGCCGCCAAATTCTTTTGCATTAGCGCGCACAATGGAGTATTTTAGAATGCCGCGCAATGTGCTAGCTATTTGTCTAGGCAAAAGCACTTATGCCAGATGTGGGATTATTGTGAATGTTACGCCATTTGAGCCAGAATTTGAGGGACATATTACAATTGAGATTTCAAACACTACGCCTTTGCCTGCCAAAATTTACGCAAATGAGGGCATAGCACAAGTTTTATTCTTGGAGGGCGATGAACCCTGCGAGGTGAGCTATAAGGATAAAAAGGGCAAATATCAAGGACAAAAAGGCATCACTTTGCCTAAAGTGCTTAAATAACGCACTCTTACAGAATCTAGCTAAGAGCAAATTAACGGATTTTATAAATTCTATTCCCGCGTTGTTTCATCTTTGGGGGCGTTTTTATCCTTAGCACTTAAAAGAATTGGTACGCCCTCAAAATCAAACTGCTTTCTTAGCATATTAATCAAGTATCGCTTATAGCTAAAATGCAGGCTTTGGGGGCGATTGCTCACAAGCGCGATTTGCGGGGGCTTACTCGCATACTGCGTAGCATAATAAATCTTAACCAATTTCCCATGGTCGCTAGGGATTTGATGTCTAGCTGTAGCCTGTGCGATGCAGTCATTTAGCGCACTTGTTGGGATTCTATAGCAAAATCGCTCATACACCTTAAGCACTTCTTGCTTAAGTTTATGGATATTGCGTCCATTGAGCGCACTTAGGCTCATTGTAGGCGCAAAAGATAAAAATGCAAAGCGTTTGTCAAAATCCGCCTTAATCTGCTTAAAATCCGCATATTTTTTATCCCACTTATTAAACACCACAATCACGCCAAGCCTGTGCTTTGGGATAAGAGAGCTAATTTTTTCATCTAGCTCCACAAATGGCGCA
This genomic stretch from Helicobacter jaachi harbors:
- a CDS encoding acetyl-CoA carboxylase biotin carboxylase subunit, producing MAHKKRHIQRILIANRGEIALRAIRTIQEMGKEAIAIYSTADKDTYYLDVADMKICVGGDKSSESYLNIPAIMSAAELLKADAIFPGYGFLSENQNFVEICSHHNIEFIGPTADVMVLMSDKSKAKDVMKEAGVPVILGSDGALKDYKEAQKIAQEIGYPVILKAAAGGGGRGMRVVEKPEMLKNLYLAAESEAVSAFGDGTIYMEKFIRNPKHIEVQILADKYGNVVHIGERDCSAQRRQQKLIEESPAVVLKPEVRQRLLDTAVKAAQYIKYVGAGTFEFLLDANYEDFYFMEMNTRLQVEHTVSEMVSGLDLVECMIRIAEGEKLPSQESIHFNGHSIECRITAEDPEKFYPCPGKITKWVAPGGANVRLDTHAYGGYSVPMHYDSMIGKLVVWGQNRNQAINRMHRALREFCIEGIKTTIPFHMKMMSNKDFLDSKIHTKYLEQNMLDLE
- the accB gene encoding acetyl-CoA carboxylase biotin carboxyl carrier protein; its protein translation is MNLQEIKKIMELFDNSDIAKFSIKQEGFELKLQKAIAQAQVQAPMQVIDTLSLSPAQQMPLPQTESTPAPSAATKDTSGLFITSPMVGTFYRSPSPGAAPYVNVGDVIKKGQTVGIIEAMKIMNEIEAEFDCKVIAIEVNDGQPVEFSTNLIKVEKL
- the dcd gene encoding dCTP deaminase, with the translated sequence MGLKSDLWIKQMSQKGMIEPFCEKQIGKNIVSYGLSSYGYDIRVGNEFMIFTNIGATIVDPKSFDERNVVEIVTEENGFCIVPPNSFALARTMEYFRMPRNVLAICLGKSTYARCGIIVNVTPFEPEFEGHITIEISNTTPLPAKIYANEGIAQVLFLEGDEPCEVSYKDKKGKYQGQKGITLPKVLK